Proteins co-encoded in one Ictalurus punctatus breed USDA103 chromosome 18, Coco_2.0, whole genome shotgun sequence genomic window:
- the rxfp3 gene encoding relaxin-3 receptor 1 yields MQHSSGMRDDITERNASFMLNRSANHSWTDFPERSDLMSDGSAVLRILISTIYSVVCALGLVGNLLVLHLMKSKHAWKKSSINLFVTGLAVTDFQFVLTLPFWAVENALDFTWPFGRAMCKIVSYVTATSMYASVFFLTAMSVARYHSVASALKSGRRRKRPSACCISAVIWTAAVVAALPHAIFSTTATVSNEDLCLVKFPDPNGDAQFWLGLYHAQKVLLGFLVPFGIISMCYLLLLRFVTHKRANASSARRRSKVTKSVTIVVLCFFLCWLPNQALTTWGILIKLNAVHFSYEYYTAQVYVFPVTVCLAHSNSCLNPLLYCLMRREFRKALKELFWKIASPSSTNTRPFTACSKPEDVKQKRSVVPLSTPDPGLVFYPPGVVVYNRRNDLLPNST; encoded by the coding sequence ATGCAGCACAGCTCGGGAATGCgcgacgacatcacggagcggAACGCGAGTTTCATGCTAAACAGAAGCGCGAACCACTCATGGACGGACTTCCCGGAGCGCAGCGACTTGATGAGCGATGGTTCAGCCGTGTTGCGCATCCTTATCTCCACTATTTACTCGGTGGTGTGCGCGCTCGGTTTGGTCGGCAACCTGCTCGTGCTGCACCTCATGAAGTCAAAACACGCGTGGAAAAAGTCGTCCATTAACCTGTTCGTGACTGGGCTAGCGGTCACCGACTTCCAGTTCGTGCTCACGCTGCCGTTCTGGGCGGTGGAGAACGCGCTGGATTTTACGTGGCCTTTTGGCAGGGCGATGTGCAAGATCGTGTCGTATGTCACAGCTACCAGTATGTACGCCAGCGTGTTCTTCCTGACCGCCATGAGTGTGGCGAGGTACCATTCCGTGGCGTCGGCGCTGAAGAGCGGACGCAGGCGCAAGCGTCCGTCTGCGTGCTGTATCAGCGCCGTGATCTGGACGGCAGCAGTTGTGGCCGCGTTACCACATGCCATTTTCTCTACCACGGCCACCGTGTCCAACGAGGACCTGTGTTTGGTTAAGTTCCCCGACCCTAACGGCGACGCGCAGTTCTGGCTCGGCCTCTATCACGCCCAGAAGGTTCTGCTCGGCTTCCTGGTGCCGTTTGGGATCATCTCAATGTGCTACCTGCTTCTGCTGCGCTTCGTTACGCACAAGCGCGCCAATGCGTCCAGCGCCAGAAGGCGCTCCAAAGTGACCAAATCGGTCACCATCGTGGTGCTGTGCTTCTTCTTGTGCTGGCTGCCTAACCAGGCACTGACCACTTGGGGCATCCTGATTAAGCTGAACGCCGTGCATTTCAGCTACGAGTACTACACCGCGCAGGTTTACGTGTTCCCAGTGACCGTGTGCCTGGCGCACTCCAACAGCTGCCTCAACCCGCTGCTCTACTGCCTCATGCGGAGAGAGTTCAGGAAGGCGCTCAAGGAGCTCTTCTGGAAGATCGCTTCGCCCTCCAGTACGAATACGCGACCCTTCACGGCCTGCAGCAAACCAGAGGATGTGAAACAGAAGCGCTCTGTAGTGCCACTCAGCACACCCGACCCTGGCCTCGTCTTCTACCCACCCGGTGTTGTGGTGTATAACAGGAGAAATGACCTTCTGCCGAACAGCACGTAA